The Borrelia hispanica CRI genomic sequence TGGATAGTGTATTAGAGCGACTTCAAGAAAAAAAGACAGAAATTTCAGAATCAGAAAAAGAAAAACAAAAAAAAATTTTTATCAAAATTGAAAAAATTAATAACAGGACATTATATCATACCAAAGTTATGATGGATTTTTGTGCATTTGGGATTAATAAAAGACAAACACACAAATTCTTTATTGCCTTTAGAAAATTATTTAATAGAGAAAAAATAGAATGGTTTAGTTTGTTTTCTGTAAGAGATGATGATGAATTTTTAGGAATATTTTATGGATATAGGAAACCAATACAAAACATTATAACTAGATATGAAGAGTATGGTGTTATGAAAGCATATACATTTTCAAAGATATATTACATAGAATTTAGATTTCACAAAGGAAGTGTGTTTTGTTATATTAAGGGAATTTCTCGTTTACTTAAAAAGGATAAGGTCAATACTAAATATTACTATTCTTTAATAGATATATTCTTAACTTTAGAAAAGGAGGTATATGAGTTTTATGATAAGAAATTGCCAAGTGGGGGTATTATAACTAAATGGATAAGAAAAAACCGAAAGTGATTACAATTGCTTCAATTAAAGATGGTGTTGGGAAGAGTACAAGTGCAATTATACTTTCTACACTTTTGTCCCAAAAATATAGGCTTTTATTGATAGATATAGATACTCAAGCATCAACCACTAGTTATTTTTTTAAAAAAATCAAAGAGCAGAATTTTGAACTATTATATAAAAATATTTATGAAATTTTAAAAGGAAATATAGATATTAACAATTCAATTGTTGATGTAGGTAATAATTTAGATTTAATACCTAGTTATTTAACGCTACATAATTTTAATTCAGAATCTATGCCTTTTAAAGAAGTAAAATTACAAGAACAGTTAACTTTT encodes the following:
- a CDS encoding DUF226 domain-containing protein, encoding MDSVLERLQEKKTEISESEKEKQKKIFIKIEKINNRTLYHTKVMMDFCAFGINKRQTHKFFIAFRKLFNREKIEWFSLFSVRDDDEFLGIFYGYRKPIQNIITRYEEYGVMKAYTFSKIYYIEFRFHKGSVFCYIKGISRLLKKDKVNTKYYYSLIDIFLTLEKEVYEFYDKKLPSGGIITKWIRKNRK